In Globicephala melas chromosome 20, mGloMel1.2, whole genome shotgun sequence, the genomic window ggtgcacgagcttagttgctctgcagcatgtgggatcttcctggatcagggctcaaacccgtgtcccctgcattggcaggtggattcttaatgccaccagggaagtccccagagctaCTCTTCATGAATCTCCAAGTCCCTCCTGAGTTCCTGATCTGTAGGCATTGTGCTCTGTGTTTGCATCATCCTTTTTATTGCCCCAATAAGTAGGCTTTCCCCTGATGGACATTTTAGTCCTATTTTAGAGCCAAGGAGactaaggctcagagatgttTTTCCACtggcccaagaccacacagcaagGAAACCCTGGAGCCACAAATCCAACCCAGGCTTCCTCACTGTCCCTTCCATTGTAAATACACACGTGCAACTGGAACACATGCCCCATAGTCCCACCACCAACCTTCGCCCCACCCCTAGCCCCTGGGCTCAAGGCCCTTTCTCTTTCAGACCTGGGTGCTCTGGAAGCACTCTAAGGACTGCGTTCAGATCCAGACCAACTTCACTAGGTAAGATGCGGGCATCTTCTCTCCTTCCAACAACTCCTGGGATACCCCTGTCCCCCACTCATGCTGGCCCCCCAACAGCTTCCCTGGACAGGGTGGCCCTGGGGCTATCGGTTAGTCTGGGAATGGGTCCCGGGTGGCCCCTAGGGCTGCCCCTCCTGAAGTTCTAATGGCAGATGGCATCTGGCTTTGGGAGAGAGTGGTCACCCCAAAGGCAGTGATGGTGAACGTGGGGCACCCGGGAAGCCGGCTAGGCTGTGTGGCAGAGTATAGCACCTCCTCCAGGTGTGGCTTGATGCTGACGCTGGCCACGAATCTGCTGCTGTGGCTTCTGGCCGTCACCAACGACTCCATGCACCATGAGATCGAGACCGAGCTCAGCGCCCTCATGGAAAAGTTCTCAGGTACAGAGGAGACCATGACTGCCCCCCAATCGctgaatgtacacacacacacacacatgcgtgcacgCTACACTCCCTCCAACAGGTGAGGCTCAATGACTCTGCAGAGTTGGGAGAAAGCTCTAGAGACCAGATCACGACTAAACGGAAACTGACATTTGCCAATGGTACCCATCCTGCCCCCATTCTGGGCCTGCCCCATCAGGTGCTGGCACTCTGCAAGCCCGCTCCAGGCATCCGTCTAGCTATCAGTAAGCTAACCACTAATCCTGGCTGAGCTATTCACTGATAAGCCCAGGTATGCACTCTACCCCTGGTATTTGCATTTTACTTGCAAGAAACTAAAAAGCCTTCAAGACTGAAAGGAATGTCTTCCTAACACAGTTGTAGGTACCTGGACATATAAGGAAGAACAGAAGGTTTCTGGGCAGAAAGAACTCCCTGGACTGTTCCATGTACCCAGTGCCCTACCTGTCAGTCTGCCCTTAGAGGCCATGTCCCCTAAACCGACATGGGAACATTTCCGTCTGTGGGATTCAGCCACACCTGTATGTAtccacctccccccgccccgggtGGCATCACCATCCTGACCTGTGTACAGCCAAGCCTTCCCAGCAGACTCATGCATTCACACATCCATTGCGTAAATCTCAGCATGCCTGTATACCGTGGGCATTCTTTATGCTCCAGATCCATTTTTCAGAAGACCTGTGCAAAGAGAATTTTCGGCAAGTGACATCATGGATTGTTTATTATTAAACAATTCAAGCATACAGATGAGTAGAAGAACAGGACATACCCATTACCTAGATGTaagaattattaacattttgccatattcaTTCCAATATTTTTGCTGAATTACGTTGCAGAAATACTGGCATTTCATCTCAGAATATTTCAGTATGCACGTCTTTAAAATCATATCGTTCCCTACATTAGCACACATGCCATTGTAATTTCTAACAAAATGCCTTAACTTCATCTCCATCCTCTGTATCAATCTATGTTCGACTTTCTCCCATCAGCCCATGAAATGTCTTTTAAAGATGGTTTGTTCAAACGTGCAGTACCTTTGGTGGCTCAGTTCAGTCTCTTTTCCCCTAATGACATTGAGATTTGTCAGGTTGCTTCCTCGTGGTGGCATTTGACTTGTTCCCAAATCCCCTGCTTTTCCTAGAAACAGGAAGTATGGACCAAAGTGTTGATTAGATTTGGGTTGAGCATTTTGGACACCAACATTCCACAGGGGATACTGTGCGCTCTGCAGGGCTCTGCAGGGCGCCTCATCACAAGGCGAGATGTCTGCCCCACAGTGGACGCTGCTGATGGTCGTGGTGTGTCAGCCAGATCCCCCCAGTATAAGGTTACAGGCTTCCCCCTGTGCTCAGCAAGTAATCTGTAGAGGTGCCAAAGACATCATGTGTCAAATTTGGCGCCAAAGACATCATGTGTCAAATGCTTTACCCAAGCTTGGCACTTGAGGTCTAGAATCCCTTTGTCAAGGAATGACcatcctggggacttccctggtggtccagtggttaagacgccacgcttccactgcagggggcacggattcgatccctggtcggggaactaaggtcccacaaaaaaaaaaaaaaaaaagaaggaccatCCTGtgatttctgacttctctctgttggcctcagtttccacatctgtaaaatgggtggctGGGTCCCTTCCGCCTCTGCCATAACCCAGGAGGTGAACAGATTGATTTGTGCATCTGGTTTCCTCAGAGCAAAGCCCACCTGAACgtcccctcctgccctgccccctcccaggcaACAACACCAACACCTGTCTGTGCCTCAACGTCACCGCGTGTGAGGTCTTCCAGAAGGGCTACCTGATGCTCTACCCCTTCAGCACCGAGTACTCCCTCATCTGCTGTGGCATGCTCTTCGTCATGTGGAAGAACGTGGGCCGCCGCCTGACACCCCACACGGGCTCCCACCCCGGCACCCCGCCCTTCCACCTGCACGGGGCCATCGTAGGGCCGGTGCTGGGCCTGCTGGTCCTGGTGGCAGGCACGTGCGTCTTCGTGCTCTTCCAGATCCAAGCAAGTGGCCCTGTCATCGCGCGCCAGTACTTCACCATCTACTACGGCTTCCATGCAGCCGCACTGCCCACTATGAGCCTGGCGTGCCTGGCGGGCATGGCCATCCATGGGCTGGAGGAGCGAGAGCTAGACACGCTCAAGAACCCCACCCGCAGCCTGGACGTGGTGCTGCTGATGGGCGCGGCGCTGGGCCAGATGGGCATCTCCTACTTCTCTATCGTGGCCATCGTGGCCACTCGCCCCCACGAGCTACTCAACCACCTCATCCTGGCCTATTCGCTGCTTCTCATCCTGCAGCACATAGCCCAGAACCTCTTCATCATCGAGGGCCTGCACCGGCGCCCACTCTGGGAGGCAGCTCCCGAGAGCCTGGCGGGGAAGTGGGAGGCCGAGCCTCCCCGCAGGGGCTCCCTGCTGGAGCTGGGCCAGGACCTGCGGCAGGCCTCGCTGGCCTACATCCACTCCTACAGCCACTTCAACTGGAAGCGGCGGGCCCTCAAGGAGATCTCACTCTTCCTCATCCTCTGCAACATCACAGTGAGTGGCGGGGCTGGAAGGCACGGGAGTGGAGCCGGCAAGGAGGCCCCAGAAATCCTCACTCAGGAAGGGATGGATCAAGGGATTGTGCATTGACTGTCCCGAGGGCGGCTGGCTTGTCCCTTTGATTGTCAAGGACACAGGCCCCTTTCCAACTAGCTTGATGCTGCCTGAGAGTAGGGAGTGTCCCCCAGCTCCCTGCAAGGTGCCTGGCATGAATGAATGTGCCAAGCATGTAGCTAAGTGCTATTTACAAACATACATATAGGATTTCTACCCTCGGGGAGCTTAGCTGAGGAGACACAGGGGGCCCAGTTAGAGAATTACCAAATCATTAATGATCCGCTGACTTGAGTCAAAGGAAGAGATCAGAAGGTGCCTGGTTATCTAAAGCATCTCTAGGGGGAGGTATTGACGATGGCTGCTCGGTGCCCGGCGGCCGCTAAGTTCCAAGTCCACCTTCCCGTGCATCTCTCTGAATCGTCACACTCACTCCATGCAACAGGCACTATTACTGTCCCTATttaacagatgagcaaactgagcctTATGTTTGACCTGCCGTGTTCCCACAAGCCTGCAAGTGGCAGTCCCGGGACAACTCCAGGTGGTTTTAGCCCATGATGGTAATAGCTGTGCTGGAAACACCTCAGAGGGTGAAAACCTCTGGTCCAGACAGAGCATAAGTAATAAATTGGCCCCAAAGTGTGGTCGTAGCTCAGAGAAGGAAGTGTGGGCCCAGGTGGCCAAGGAAGGCTTTGTGAAAGTTTGATCTGGGCCTTGAGAAACGGGCAGAATTTGGACAGGAGGCAGGGTCGGGGTGGAGCGGGCAGAGAGTCATGACAGCGGAAGAATGAACCCAGAGCAGAAAAAGGTGATGGAAATGAGGGCCCAGGGGAGCCCAGGTGGAGCAGGTTGTACCGTGGTGGTGGCAGCCTGGGGTCTCAGGATCCAGCTGGAGTTTAGGCTGGCCCCAGGCAGGCCAAGGAGGGGGCTGAGGCCTTCtgtgggatggggtgagggggaTATAGGGGGAGAGGGGCTGGTTCTGAAAGCCTAAGGGTGAGGGGATGCTAGGGTGGGGGGTATGCTGCAGGAGCTGCAGGTTCTGGGGCCTCCATGAGCTGAGGGCCTTGGGGGACGGGAGAGCCCCTCCCCCACTCAACAacgccctctcctccccagctgtGGATGATGCCTGCTTTCGGCATACACCCCGAGTTCGAGAACGGGCTGGAAAAGGATTTCTATGGCTACCGGACATGGTTCACCATCGTCAACTTCGGCCTGCCTCTGGGCGTCTTCTACCGTATGCACTCCGTCGGGGTGCTGGTGGAGGTCTACTTGGGGGCCTGAGAGCGCCCAAGAAACCCACCCCCTGCACACCCCCGAAGTGCCAAGGCTGGGGAGAACGTAACCCAGATGCCCCATTCCAGGGGGACCTAGACCAGCCTGGATTCCCCAAAGC contains:
- the OTOP3 gene encoding proton channel OTOP3, producing MGQSALRGRSGIEPRTAWQPTGTLCPSPAPTEAPPMASPEAQETGETPAKENHAATGAEQTRAPASPLSRSWLVRHFSLLLRRDRQAQKAGQLFSGLLALNMVFLGGAFICSMIFNNVAITLGDVWILLATLKALALLWLLYYTARTTRRPQAVLHRDPHAGPAWVRGSLVLFGSCAICLNVFRVGYGMSHIRCKSQLELIFPAVEIIFIGIQTWVLWKHSKDCVQIQTNFTRCGLMLTLATNLLLWLLAVTNDSMHHEIETELSALMEKFSGNNTNTCLCLNVTACEVFQKGYLMLYPFSTEYSLICCGMLFVMWKNVGRRLTPHTGSHPGTPPFHLHGAIVGPVLGLLVLVAGTCVFVLFQIQASGPVIARQYFTIYYGFHAAALPTMSLACLAGMAIHGLEERELDTLKNPTRSLDVVLLMGAALGQMGISYFSIVAIVATRPHELLNHLILAYSLLLILQHIAQNLFIIEGLHRRPLWEAAPESLAGKWEAEPPRRGSLLELGQDLRQASLAYIHSYSHFNWKRRALKEISLFLILCNITLWMMPAFGIHPEFENGLEKDFYGYRTWFTIVNFGLPLGVFYRMHSVGVLVEVYLGA